In one window of Paraflavitalea soli DNA:
- a CDS encoding response regulator transcription factor, protein MKPKILLVEDEVDLGNVVKQYLEIMEFTVDWARDGKSALAKFQAGQGRYDILLIDVSMPEMDGFELAIRVININPQVPFLFLTARNERSDRLHGLKLGADDYITKPFDIDELVLRIRNIIKRNTGNQEVTSRTMIERGDVQFQKDSLRLIIGNHPAIILTPRESELLEFLFNNENRILKREEILTRLWGENDYFLGRSLDVFISRLRKHLNKSNSISITNVYGVGFVFNVQLAGL, encoded by the coding sequence ATGAAGCCAAAAATATTGCTGGTAGAAGATGAGGTGGACCTGGGTAATGTGGTAAAACAATACCTGGAGATCATGGAGTTTACAGTTGATTGGGCCCGGGATGGAAAATCGGCATTGGCAAAGTTCCAGGCAGGGCAGGGGAGATATGACATCCTGCTCATCGATGTATCGATGCCGGAGATGGATGGTTTTGAGCTGGCGATCAGGGTGATCAACATCAACCCGCAGGTGCCCTTTTTATTTTTAACCGCGCGGAATGAGCGCTCGGACCGGTTGCATGGGTTGAAGCTGGGGGCAGATGATTATATCACAAAACCTTTCGACATCGATGAACTGGTGTTGCGCATCAGGAATATCATTAAGCGCAATACCGGTAACCAGGAAGTAACGAGCCGGACTATGATAGAGCGCGGGGATGTGCAATTTCAAAAAGATTCCCTGAGGCTGATCATTGGCAACCATCCTGCCATCATACTGACGCCCAGGGAATCAGAGTTGCTGGAATTCTTGTTCAATAACGAAAACAGGATTTTAAAGCGGGAAGAAATACTAACCCGGTTGTGGGGAGAGAATGACTATTTCCTGGGCAGAAGCCTGGATGTGTTCATCTCCCGTCTCAGAAAACACCTGAACAAGTCGAACTCCATTAGTATCACCAATGTGTATGGAGTTGGTTTTGTTTTTAATGTGCAGTTGGCCGGGTTGTAA
- a CDS encoding sensor histidine kinase, with protein sequence MKYTITIHKAIAVVSFLILSAVQFFLVYNTYELKNKQFYLQEKDLIKKEYGTSVQSDLIFPGGARILDSAIYKNFDKLEQLYKAGGNGFPEYTQYLLDSTVKVLHKAENVDSVLELARQRYHIKTDLAYRVSIDILEISFGKRNFIPFYDKEHHYPGINDSLQHYSGLWLGGDLANPNENNKIVTVSIGGVSERTYRISYSFYVDTRNRKMVILRQMMPTFALSVLSVLAVVLLFFITLRNWIRQKKLSEMKSDFINSITHEFHTPLAAIIVANKTLQNDKMPVNRETVQPLTEVIQRQSERIRTLFSQVLDITSMSGISLKKEVHSLHHLLEEVLLDYKLKLAGAPVELTLNKNATRDEVLLDPFWCTTVLLNIFDNAIKYNRREGKEIIVTTQSDKRNIWITIEDNGIGMTDKTRAHLFDKFYRDTQVLNGEVKGLGLGLYYAKQAIDAHHWKIEVDSRGGGGSVFTITMPLA encoded by the coding sequence ATGAAATACACGATCACCATCCATAAGGCCATTGCAGTGGTCAGCTTTCTCATCCTGTCGGCTGTGCAGTTCTTTCTGGTGTACAATACCTATGAGCTCAAGAACAAGCAGTTTTACCTGCAGGAGAAAGACCTGATCAAGAAGGAATATGGCACCAGCGTACAGTCGGACCTCATCTTTCCCGGCGGCGCCCGGATACTGGACAGCGCCATCTATAAGAATTTTGACAAGCTGGAACAACTGTATAAGGCAGGCGGCAACGGTTTTCCGGAATACACCCAATACCTGCTTGATAGTACGGTGAAGGTGTTGCACAAAGCAGAGAATGTAGACAGCGTACTGGAGCTGGCCCGCCAACGGTACCATATCAAAACCGACCTGGCTTACCGGGTGTCCATCGATATCCTGGAGATCAGTTTTGGTAAACGTAATTTCATTCCTTTCTATGATAAGGAGCATCATTACCCCGGCATCAATGATTCCCTGCAGCATTATTCGGGCTTGTGGCTGGGTGGTGACCTGGCCAATCCCAATGAGAACAATAAGATCGTAACGGTATCTATTGGTGGTGTATCCGAAAGAACCTATCGCATTTCCTATAGCTTTTATGTGGATACGCGCAACCGGAAGATGGTCATTTTACGGCAAATGATGCCCACTTTTGCCTTGTCGGTATTGTCGGTACTGGCGGTGGTATTGTTGTTCTTCATCACCCTGCGCAACTGGATACGGCAAAAGAAATTATCCGAAATGAAATCGGACTTCATCAACAGCATTACCCATGAATTCCATACGCCGCTGGCTGCCATCATTGTTGCCAACAAGACCCTGCAGAATGATAAGATGCCCGTAAACCGGGAGACGGTACAGCCGCTTACGGAGGTGATCCAACGGCAGTCGGAGAGAATAAGGACACTGTTTAGCCAGGTATTGGATATCACGAGCATGAGCGGCATCTCCCTGAAGAAGGAAGTTCATTCCCTGCATCATTTGCTGGAGGAGGTATTGCTCGATTATAAACTTAAGCTGGCGGGTGCGCCGGTGGAACTTACCCTTAATAAAAATGCCACGAGGGATGAGGTATTGCTGGATCCCTTTTGGTGCACAACAGTGCTGCTGAATATCTTCGACAATGCCATCAAGTACAACCGGCGTGAAGGGAAAGAGATCATCGTCACCACGCAGAGCGACAAAAGAAATATATGGATCACGATCGAGGACAATGGTATTGGTATGACAGACAAGACGCGGGCGCATTTGTTTGATAAGTTTTACCGCGACACGCAGGTATTGAATGGGGAGGTGAAAGGGCTGGGCCTGGGATTGTATTATGCCAAACAGGCTATTGATGCGCACCATTGGAAAATTGAAGTGGACAGCAGGGGAGGGGGAGGCAGTGTATTTACGATCACGATGCCATTGGCGTGA